The sequence AATCTGCAACAGGCTCTGTAATGTCCCAATAGCACTTGAAAGGCGTCCAATCATGTGGATGGGTGCATTGTTTTGAAAAAAAGTCAGAATCCCTGCATTTGAGAAGGTATTAAATAGTCCAATTATAATGAAGCCAACCGCACACGACCAAAACGAATAGGAGAAGGCATAAATCAAATATCCGACCGAAATACATAGAAAACCGATTCCAATCAGCAGCCTTTGCGAAAGACTCCTTGAAAAAGCAGATAAAATAAATGCACCGACAATCGAACCAATCCCCGCAATGCTAGTCAGCAGTCCATAGTCTTTGACCGATAAACCAAGGACATTTTGAATAAAAACGACCTCCTGAGCATCCATCCCAATGGCAAGAACCATGATGAGGCTATTCATTAGGAAAATCACAATAAAATACGGATAGTTTTTACTAAAATGTAGCACTTCCTTCCAGTCATTTTTGAAGGTATCCAATGTAAAAACAGCTGCTTGTGGAAGCTGATACCTCGGTAAAAATTGCATCAAAAGTGCTGATAGAATGAAGGTGGCAGAGGTTAACCACATGGTTGCAGCGGCATTGGTGATTACCAGTAGTGCGCCCGCAATCGCTGGTCCGATGATAAAAGCGCTCGATGTCACGAGACTCAGGTAGGAGTTATATTTCTTGCGATTTTCTTTCGGAATCATTCTGGTTGTATAGGTTGTTGATGCGGGTTCGAAAAAGGATCCGGCAATCGAAAGACAAAATAACAATAGGTAAATAACTAGAACAGAGGAGGTTAACGGAATAACAGCGATTATCAATGCCCGAGCCACAGCCGCGCCAATCATGATATTTCGCTGATTAAGCCGGTCAATCAGTGTTCCTGCCCAAAACTTGGTCACAATCGATGCCAACGGTACCATAATCCAAAGCCCGGCAACTGCTGCAGGAGAACCGGTTAGCTGCAGTACCAACACGTTTATCGCCACAAGATAAATAAAATCACCAAGCCGAGAAAGCCCAATTCCTAACATTAACAGCAACCATTTTTTCCAATCGACCAACAATCCCCATCTTTTTTTCCCCATTTTACCCACAACCAATCAAATGAAGTTTTTTTAACTCAAATTAACTTTACCTAACGTATTAATTTATTAATACGTATTATATCATTAATTTGTGATGGGGGAAATAACTAATTTAGGTGACAGGCACCGATATGACTCCTCATTCCTGTATAAACTATAAAAATGTTATCTTTATGTAACATTTTATGTTCACTTTGGTTGGTAGATTATTTGGCATAATCCTATATAGTAATAATAAATGGGCGTGAAAAATAGGAAAAACATAATCGTCCAAAATATAAAGCAACTGCGAGGTTTGCACCGTTTTTACATGAATCTTAAGCGAGTTCGATAGGAGGGAACAGTATATAGGATGGGCAAAGTCAAATTAGGCATCATCATATTGCTTGTGTTTATCATTGGTTCTTACTTTTATACCAATATGACTTATATAGAAAAGCCGCTGAAAAAAATGTACAGCGCTGGTTTTACGGAAAAACAAATAAAGTTATCTGATGGCACGGTATTAAACTATGGAGAGGGTCCGAAAAATGATAAAACGCCTCTTTTATTCATCCATGGTCAAGGGATGACATGGGAGGATTATGCGAAGGTATTACCGGAGCTATCAAAGCATTATCATGTATATGCTATCGATTGTCATGGACATGGAGAATCTGATAAGAACCCGGAGAAATATACGGCCAAAGCAATGGCAGAGGATTTCAGCGAATTTATTGAAGTGGTGATAGGGGAGAAAACGGTCATAAGTGGACATTCATCAGGTGGTATGATTGCCGCTTGGATGGCTGCGCATTCCCCAGAGTTCGTGCTCGGTACCGTTATTGAAGATGCGCCTTTTTTTTCAACCGAGCCTGGCAGACGGGAAAACACGTACGTGTGGGTAGATGGTTTTCAATTATTTGAGGACTTTAAAAAACAGGATGAAGTAGACGATTATTTCGCCTATTATTTAGAGCATAGCTACTGGAAAAGAATATTTGGAGATTTCCTCTGGAATTGGTTTTCAAGGGATGCGATTGCCTATCATGAAAAACATCCAGATGAGCCGGTACATTTGATTTACTTACCTCCGCAAATCAATCGAATGTTTGAATCGAAAACCTATCCATACGATTATCGATTTGGAGAAGCCTTCTATGATAATACCTGGTTTAAGGATTATAACCAAGCAGAAGTATTAGCGAAAATTAAGACGCCAACCGTGTTTATTAAGGCAAACACGAATTATGATGGTGATTTATTACTAGCCGCGTTATCTGATGTGGACGCAGACCGTGTTGTCCAATTATTAGAAAATGGCAAAAG comes from Bacillus tuaregi and encodes:
- a CDS encoding alpha/beta fold hydrolase, giving the protein MGKVKLGIIILLVFIIGSYFYTNMTYIEKPLKKMYSAGFTEKQIKLSDGTVLNYGEGPKNDKTPLLFIHGQGMTWEDYAKVLPELSKHYHVYAIDCHGHGESDKNPEKYTAKAMAEDFSEFIEVVIGEKTVISGHSSGGMIAAWMAAHSPEFVLGTVIEDAPFFSTEPGRRENTYVWVDGFQLFEDFKKQDEVDDYFAYYLEHSYWKRIFGDFLWNWFSRDAIAYHEKHPDEPVHLIYLPPQINRMFESKTYPYDYRFGEAFYDNTWFKDYNQAEVLAKIKTPTVFIKANTNYDGDLLLAALSDVDADRVVQLLENGKRIDIDTPGHDIHYDKPEEFIQIMIEFLDSLDR
- a CDS encoding MFS transporter — protein: MGKKRWGLLVDWKKWLLLMLGIGLSRLGDFIYLVAINVLVLQLTGSPAAVAGLWIMVPLASIVTKFWAGTLIDRLNQRNIMIGAAVARALIIAVIPLTSSVLVIYLLLFCLSIAGSFFEPASTTYTTRMIPKENRKKYNSYLSLVTSSAFIIGPAIAGALLVITNAAATMWLTSATFILSALLMQFLPRYQLPQAAVFTLDTFKNDWKEVLHFSKNYPYFIVIFLMNSLIMVLAIGMDAQEVVFIQNVLGLSVKDYGLLTSIAGIGSIVGAFILSAFSRSLSQRLLIGIGFLCISVGYLIYAFSYSFWSCAVGFIIIGLFNTFSNAGILTFFQNNAPIHMIGRLSSAIGTLQSLLQIAFILVIGFSGELFPLRQIIIFFSFFTFMISLTLVFLVMKPSQKQLFLDS